The genome window GAGCTTGATGACATCTCGCAGGTCGGCGCGGCCGACACTGACGAGGCGCGCGAGTACTCCTTCGAGGAGGCCGATGCCGCGACACTGGCCGAGCTTGGCCTGACCCCCTCCGATGAGGTGGCAGCAGCTCCCGCTTCGGAGGCTCCCGCCGCACAACCCGCCAGGGCGAGGCGTGGCCGCAAGCCGGTCGAGGCACCAGCTGAGCCCGAGCCGGTCGAGGCTCCCAAGCCGAGACGCGGCCGCGCTCGACCGGCCGCTGCCGCGAAGGCGCCGTCCGAGGACGCCGCGGTCAGCGCCACGCCCAAGCCACGAGGCCGGACCGCGAAAGCAAAGAGCGGCGACGCTGCAGAGCCAACCTCGCCAAAGCCCCGAAGCAGGTCCCGCGCCAAGCCAGCCGCCGAGCCGGCATCCGTTGAAGAGTCCGCGGAGGGCGCCGAAGAGGGCATCTGGCAGCGGTTCCGCGGCGCCAGGTCCAAGGCTCCCTAGCTCCCCGGACGCAGAGAGACCGGCTCGCGGGCCGGTCTCTGGCGGAGATGTCCGATTGAGCTTGGGGTCTACTCCACCTCGTCGATGGTCGTCGGCCGCGGGGTTCGCTTGCGGGCCGCCGTGGGCGGTGTGACCTTCGGGGGCTCGACCGCTTCGATGAGCGGCTCGTCGATCGGTTCGCCGTTCGTCTCGCCGATCCCCTCCGGGCGCTGGAAGATCGGAACCCACTCGCCCGCCGACGCGGCCGCGTCGCGGGCGCGGGTCGCAACCTCGCGAGCGCCGGTGGAAGCGACCTCCCGAGCGCGGGTCGCCGCATCCTTGGCGGTGACGGCCAATTCATCGCGCATCTGACGGCCCGCCTTCGGGGCGGTCAGGATGGCCGCGATGAGGCCTGCCGCTGCCCCGAGCAGGAGGCCGCCGAAGAATGATCCCCAGTGGCGTCGCTCGCGGCGGGCGCGAAGGCCCATCCGTACCGCGGCGTCATCGATCAGCTCACGCGCCACCGGGACCGCGGCGCCGGCCGCGCCGAGCGCGACGGTGCGCTTGTTCCACAGCTGGTTGAGGCCGGGAAGCATCTCCTGTCGCCAGGCGCGGCTGCCCCAGCGCAGGGCATCGCGACCCGCGCGTGCGGCATCGCGACGGATCGGTTCGGCGTCGCGCCAGCTGGTGGCTGCGCGCTCAGAAGCCAACTCTGCGGCTTCGCCGATGGCCGCCACGAGGGCACGGCCGCGCTTCGTTACGTTGTCCTGGATCTTCGGGTCGAACAATCGCTCGACCATCGACCTGGCATTGGTCGTTACCTGATCGGCCATGGCTGACATCTCCTTGGTTCTCAGGTTGGGGGCGAGCCCCAAGTATCGCATCAATCCCCGGATGGCGCCCCGCCGGCCGCCTGACGGTGCGGCGGATCCGGTTGCCGGCCGGCCGCCAGCGCGCGTGCCCGAGCGGTTCGGCGGGGCCACGGCATCCTGGCGACCGGGGGCTGATCGGCTCCTTACCAGGGGCTTACCGGCTGCCCTGCCTATACTCCGGCGATGACTGAAATGGCCTCCGCGGCAGGGTTTCGCAGCCTTGGGCAGGCGACCTCGCGCACCATCGTTCAGCGATCGGCGGCCCGTGGTCGCCTGCAGCGCACGCTCCTGGTCCACGGCCCCGCCGGCAGCGGCAAGGGTGCGTTCGTCGACGACCTGCTGGCGCTGCTCCTCTGCCAGTCGGTCGACGGGGAGCGGCCCTGCAACGCCTGTCCGGGTTGCCGCCAGGCGCGGGCCCGGACCCATCCGGACCTCGTGATCGGATCGCCGGAGCGGTGGCGGGACGATCGATCCACCGGCGAGAGCATTGTCGCGGCGGCGCGCAGCTGGCTGGCCGACAGCGCCGGTGCGCCGATCGTCGGTGAGCGACGCGTCATCCTGGTCGAGGGTGTCGATCGGGCCAACGAGCAGACCCAGAACGCGCTGCTGAAAGCGCTCGAGGAGCCGACCAGCCGGCACATGTTCGTCCTGGTGGCCGACGAGCCGGCGCGGGTCCTGCCCACCATCCGATCACGGAGCCAGGCGCTGCGGGTCGGGGCCGTGCCGCGTGCCGAGCTGGTCGCATGGCTCGTCGATCGCGAGCGCCTGCCCGCCGACCAGGCCGATGCGCTGGCACGCATCGCGGACGGCATGCCTGGCACGGCGATCGGCTTTGCCCGCGCCCCTCGGCTGGTGGATTGGCGAAATCGAACGCAGCGCGAGCTGCTGGACCTGCTGAGACGGGGCCGGGCGGATCGCTTCGGCTCCGTCCGCGATCTGCTGGAGGATGCCGCGCGCATCGGCATCGAGCAACCCACCGAGAACGACGTGCAGGTGGTCGAGGAGGGTGCCCGCCCGACCGGCGGCGCGCAACGCGAAGCCGCGCTTCTCGTCGTCGAAGCGTGGCTCGGCCTCACGCGCGACCTCGCCGTTGCCGCCGCGGGCAGACCGCAGATGGCAGCAGCGATCGCGCTCGATCGCGATCAGCCAGGGCTCGCGGAGCAGATCGGCCAGACCGCGATCCACGACTTCATCGAGCTGCTCCAGCGAATCCGCGACGGCCTGCGCCAGAACGCTGCGCCCCGCCTGGCACTCGAGGTGGCAATGCTCGCCTGGCCGACGCTGGCGCCTCGGTGAGTGGCGCGTCTGCGGGGGACCTGGAGCGCCTCTCCGCGACCATCGTCGGAAGGGTGCAGGGCGTTGGATTTCGCTGGTGGGTACGCTCGGCCGCGGACCGCATGGGCCTGACCGGCTGGGTCATGAACGGTGCCGACGAGCGATCGGTGGAGCTGGTTGCCGAGGGACCCGCGGCGTCGCTCGATCAGTTTGAACGGCTCTTGCGCGAGGGACCTCCGGGTGCGGCGGTCGATCGGGTGGAGGCCATTCGCTCCCCGGCGTCCGGCAGCTACGGCCGCTTTCAGATCACCCGGCCGTGAACTGGCGCGCGCTTGGCTGCGGCACGCTGGCCATCGTGCTCTTCCTGGCGGTCGCGCTGTGGGGCATGTCGAAGGCATTCGACCGTCTCGAGGGCTGCCCGGCCAGGCTGCAATGGGGCGACCGTGTCTACCTGTCGAGCGGGTCTCCACGCCCAGAGCCGATCTTCGCCGAGGGTTCGCCGATAGAGCTCGGCTCAACCTTCATCGGGCTGACCACCCGCCGGGTGTGGGGTCCGCCGGGCAGCGCGCCATCGCAATCGGCAACGGACCGGCCGAGTCGCATCTTCCTCGACTGCGACGACGGCAGCGTCCTGCTCTTCGCCGCCGAGAGCGCCGCGCCCTAGTCGGACTGTCCCATCTGCTGGTGGGCGGCCAGCGCGTAGCGGTCGGTCATGCCGGCAACGTAGTCGGCGACCTGGGTGATGAGGGGAGCATCCGCCTCCCGATAGGTGGCCGGGATCTGATCGGGATGCGCCAGGTGGTGGTCGACCAGCGCGCGCAGGGTGTCGATCGCGACCCGCTGCTCGCGGAGCAGGGACGGCGCGAGGTAGACCTGCTCGAACATGAACGCGCGCAGGTCGTGCATCACGGTCAGGGTCTCATCATCCATCCGCACCTCCCCCACCCGCAGCGAATGCTCGAAAACCGCATCGATCATCTCGCCGACCCAGACTCGTCCCGGCTCTCCGAAGCGCGCCATGACGGCGGGCGGGAAGGAGTTGGCCGCCAGGACGCCCGCCCGGATGGCGTCGAGCGCATCGTGGGTGAGGTACGCGATGCGGTCCGCGTAGCGGACGCAGAGTGCCTCCTGCGTCGACGGCGGCGGGTCGATCTTCCAGGAATGGGCCCGGATTCCGTCCCGCACCTCCCAGGTCAGGTTGAGGTCCTCGAGCACCTCGTAGACCCGCACGCTCTGTGCGGCGTGGTGCCAGCCGTCGGGTGGGAAGTACTGCGACAACGCCTCCTCGCCGGTGTGACCGAACGGGGTGTGACCGACGTCGTGGCCCAGTGCGATCGCCTCGGCCAGCGGCTCGTTGAGGGAGAGGCCGGCGGCCAGCGCGCGAGCGATCTGCGCCACCTGCAGGGTATGGGTCAGGCGGGTGACGAAGTGATCGCCCTCTGGGTTCAGGTAGACCTGCGTCTTGTGCTTCAGGCGCCGGAACGCCTTCGAGTAGATGATCCGGTCACGGTCGCGCTCGTACGCCGTGCGGAACCGATCGGGCTCTTCGGGGCGCACCCGGCCACGGCTCCGCGTGGATCGCGATGCCGGGGCGGAGAGGCGTTCTTCCTCCTCCTCCTCGCGCGCGTGCCGGTCACGCCGGATCAGGCCTGGCATGAACCGATGATGACCGATGAGGGAGGGAACTGGCGCGCCGGACAGGATTCGAACCTGCGACCTTCGGCTCCGGAGGCCGACGCTCTATCCACTGAGCTACCGGCGCGCGAGGGGAGGCGAGTCTACCGGAAAGGAGAAGGCCCCTCCGAAGAGGGGCCTTCCGTTGCTGCCGGATTCGCTAACCGCAAGGGCATCTTTCACGAGCGGTTTCCCGCTCTACCCTTACCCAAACCTACCCATGGCCTTGCGATCAGTGGTGAATCGCTGTGCGAACAGCCCCGAAAGGATACGCCCCAGGTCGGGTATGGGTCAATGGTTGGGGGCTAAGAATCGTTTACATTCCATAGCGCTTTTGAGGCCGATTCGCCCCATTCAGGGCCCGGCATCGACGGTGACGGACTCGATGATCACCGGCTCCAGCGGTACTCCCTCATTGGGACTGTTAACGGACACCACCCCGATCGCGTCGATGACGTCGATCCCGTCCGTGACCTTGCCGATCACGCTGTAGTAGGGGCGCAGCTGGGCCACCAGGCTGGCGAGGTCGATGAAGAACTGGCTGCCGTTCGTATCGGTGCCGCCCGTGATCTCGCCCGTGACGGGGTCGTACTGCATGGCGTTCGCCATCGCTACGGTGTATCGGTCGTAGGGCTGGTTAGGGTCTGGAAGCTCGACTTCGAACTGGTATCCAGGGCCGCCGCTGCCGAGCCCTTGGAACGGGCCGCGGTCAGTCCGTGTCTGTGGGTCGCCGGCCTGGGCGACGAAGCCGGCGATGACCCGATGAAATGTGATGTCGGCATAGAAGCCACACCGCGCGAGCCCCACGAAGTTGGCGGTGGCAATCGGAGCCGAGCTTGCGTCAAGCTCGATCGTGAACGACCCGAGGTTGGTCTCGACCACCGCACGTCGGGCGTTGGCCAGCGTGGTGGCGGCCTCGGCAGCAGTCGGGGCCGAGGTTGGGCACGGAGTCGGGCTCGCCAGCGGCGAGCTGCACGCGACCACGGCGAGGGCAAGGATCGCACCTGGCCAGAGGTGCACGGCACCCATCATTTCGCGTGCAGCGAGCGATCCAGGAAGCCGAGCACCCAGCCGGCGTACTCGGACGAGCAGGTATCGATCGATCCGCCGTGCTCCGCCTTCGGGCAGGTCTTGAGCTCGACGCGAGCCCCTTCACCGGGCGCTGCCCTCTTCAAGTCGGCCGCATCGGCCGGGCTGGCGGCACCGTCGTCGCCGGCTGCCACGATCAGCACCGGCCGGTCGCCGATCTGCTCGATCGCCTGGATGGGATCGGCGACACTCAGGTCCTGGCCGGTCCGCAGCAGCCCGCCGAGCAGGATCGACCACGCCCCCGGCAGTGCCAGCGGGAGGCCCCTGCTCTCGAGCCGTGCCTGCAGCGCATCGACCAGCGTCGCGTGCGTGGAGTCGAGGATCACGGCCGCCACGCGCTCGTCGATGGCGGCCTCGTCGATGGCGGCTGCGCCGCCCATCGAGACTCCCAGGACGGCGATCGACTGCGGGGACTTGGCTCGCTCCAGCCAGTCGACGATCGCGCGGAGATCGAGAACCTCGTACACGCCCATGGTGGTGAGGTCACCGGCGCTCTGCCCGTGATTGCGGAAGTCGAACATCACGAGGTTGTAGTCCGCATGCAGCGGCTCCGCCCAGCTGAGCATCTCGTTCTTGGACTTGCCATTGGCGTGAGCGAGCACGACCGTCGCGGCGGCAGCACCCTGGTTGCCGGCGGGGATGTACCAGCCGGCGAGCCGTGTCCCGTCGCTGGCCGTCAGATCGGCCCCTGCCCCTTCCCCGGGTTGCGGGCAGTCCGTACGGTCCGCGAATGCGTCGAGCTCCTGATCGGAGGCGAGGTCGTAGTTGATCGCCTCGTATGCCCAGCCGAACGCCGATGCAGGGGTGCGGCAGTCGCCAGCGCGCGCGTGCGCGGCGAACGCCTGCGAGCCGTCGTAGCCGATGTAGGCCAGGTATCCCACCAGCACCACGAGGGAAATTGCCATCACGAAGGAGACCCACCGCCAGATGGTGGTGCGGCGCGCCAGGCGAGGGTCTTGCGGCGGCTCGTACGGCACTCGGCCGAGTATACGGTGGTGCCCCACGGACGCCTCCCCTACAATCCGGGACCCGTGGTTAGTCCGAAGGTCACCAGGCCCGCCACCAGGACCGCAGTGCCGAGGCACCGCGGCCACGCTCTGGCGCCCGAGCATCTTGGCGAGCGCGGAGCGGCCGCGGCCCTGGCCACAGCGATCGGTGGCATGGCGATCTTCATCGCCGCCGTGGCCATGACGGTCGGCGGTTTGACCCTCCCCAGCCGGTGGGCCGGCGCCGATCCGCCGCCAAACGTCGGCCAGCTCGGGTTGGGCCAGGTGGTGGGTGGCATCGGCCTGCTCGTCCTCGGCGTCCTCATGGTTGGCAGCTCGCTCGCTCTCCTGAGCGGGCTCCCGCGCAGCAGGCCATTCGCAGTCAGCACCTCGGCGATCAGCGCGGTGCTGGCTCTCGCCGGCTTCGTGCTCCTGATGGCCCCCACCCGTCGCGATCTGGTGCTCCTCGCCGCCCTGGGCGTGGCCGTCGTTACCTTCGGGGGCGCGGCCCTCATCCTGGCGCGGCTGCGGCGCTAGCTCCTCGGTCGGCGCGAATGGGGCGCCCATCCGGGCTTGTCGCGGCGATCCTCGTGGCGGCCGGAGTCGTGCTGGTCCTTGGGGGCGCCGCGGCGGTCGCCGTCGGCCTCTTCAACCCTGGCCTGATCAGCTCGCAGCTGCCACCTGAAGCGGCGGTCGATGCGCCGGCCGTCGGTGGTGCCGCCGTCGCCCTGGGCATTGCCACCGCCCTGCTCGGAGTCGTGCACATCGGGACCGCGCTGGCGCTGCGGGTTGGGATCGGAATTGCCGCCACCACCGCGGTGGTGCTGTCCGCGACGATGGCCATCCTCTCCCTCGTATTCGCGGTCGCGGCAGTGGTGAGCATCGCGTCCGGCGCCGCGCCCGCGATCTACATGGTGCCCGCCTCGGTTGGTCTCGGTGCCGGGGTGATCGGCTACTCGGTCGTCACAGTCGTCATCATCGGCGCCCGAGGGAAGCCGATCTGAGGTCGGAAAGCGCCCCTGCTATACTCCGCCACCGTCGCTCCCGCGGGCCCGTGGTGTAGCGGCCCAACATGCCAGCCTGTCACGCTGGAGATCGCCGGTTCGAATCCGGTCGGGCCCGCCACCAACCTCGGGAGGCGAGTTCCTGACTACGCCGGGCCGGGGCTCGCGATGGCGACGCAGCACTGCTCTGGGAGAGGGTCTGTCCGAGCCGCGGTCCATCGAGCGCCAAGCCCGCTGATCAGTCCCTCGATTAGGGCCAGGTTCATGCCGCACACCAGCGGGCGATGTTTGTCGACGAGTGTCTGAAACGGGCAATTCTCAAGCCGGATCTCGCCAGATCGCACGTGGGGTTGATAATCGCGCTCGGCCAGCGTTGCCAGCAGGAGGTCGCGCAATCGCTTCTTGGGCTTTCCTGCCTGACGAGCTGCTGAGCCGATGGCTTCGCCCATTTCGTGGGCCGCGTCGTTGAGCGCAACCGGCGGCAGTTGAGTCTCCGTTTGCTCGATCGCCCTGGCGAAGAGCTCGGCCGCGACGTCGTATCGGCGTCCTGGGAGCGACACGGAGACACGGCGCCCCGCAGGCCGATACAGCTTGGATGTGCGTCCGGCGCCGGGTCCGGTGCGGCCCGACACACGTCGGTACTCGACTGCCAGCAGGTCGGCCGCAGCGAGCCGATCCAAGTGGAACGCCGCCAGCGCGCGCGTTAACCCAAGCGCGGCAGCAGCCTCGTGCCGGCTGACAGCGCGGCCGGCGCTCACCACCCATTCGTACAGTGCGCCGCGGACCGGCTCGGCGAGGAGGGACACGGCCTCGACATCGGCCCGGGCGTTCGGCATCGTGCGCGGCATTCTAAAGCAAGCACACGCTCGCCAAGCATTGACGCCGCGCAATCGGCGCCGTATTACTAACGTGCGCTACTGCTAGAAGCGCGTGGAGTGAAGCATGAGGTACGGAATGATGGCCGAGGAAAGCCTGTACGAGCGGCTGGGTGGCGTGTTCGCCATCGCGGCGGTGGTGGACCACTTCAGCGATGCGGTCGTGCAGAACCCGATTGTGGGCCAGCAATCGGAAAATCCCGAGCTCCGTGAATGGCACACGAATAACCTGGGTCGGCTGCCGGGCCTGAAATTCATGCGCACCCTCTGGGTCTGTGACGTTGCCGGTGGACCACAGAAATTCGACGCCACGCGACCGGGGAGCACCCAGCTCGGCCTGGAGGAAGCGCACCGGAACCTTCGCATCTCGCCCGACGAGTTCGACGAGGTTGCCGCGGAGCTGGGACGCACGCTGGACTTCGTTGGGGTGCCGGAGCAAGAGAAGGGCGAAGTGCTGGCTGCGTTCGCGGCCCACAAGGCAGAGGTTACGGAGGGCTACCTGGCCGCAGCTGGGGCCTAGGGATTCCCGCGCCCAGACCCCGCCATCTCCTCTCCGAGATCGGCAAGGTGCATCTCGTGGTGCGCCAGGATGACCTGCACCGCCTCGTCGACGTCGTCGGTGATGGTGAAGAGGGTGAGGTCCTCCGGGCTGATCTTGCCCTGGTCGAGCGGAGTGGCCTTCAGCCAGTCGAACAGCCCGCTCCAGTAGGTGGTCCCGAACAGGACCACCGGGAAGTGCTTCACCTTACCGGTCTGGATCAGGGTCAGCGCCTCGAAGAGCTCATCAAGGGTTCCAAAGCCGCCGGGGAAGATGCAGAACGCTTCCGCGTACTTCACGAACATCGTCTTGCGCACGAAGAAGTAGCGGAACTCCATCCCCAGCGTTACGAACTCGTTCAGCCCCTGCTCGAACGGCAGCTCGATATTGCAGCCGACCGATACGCCGCCCGTGTCACGGGCGCCGCGGTTCGCAGCCTCCATGATTCCCGGGCCACCGCCGGTGATGATCGCGTAGCCGTGCTTGGCCAGCTTCCTGGCGAGTGAGCGCGCCGTGCGATAGGAGGGGTCGCCGCGACCGATGCGTGCCGAGCCGAAGACGCTCACCGCCCGCCCGACGCCGGCGAGAGCATCGAAGCCCTCGACGAACTCACCCATGATGCGAAGTGCGCGCCAGGTGTCGGTCTTCAGGAACGAGGCGTCGGCGCCTTCCTGCTGGAGGAGCTGCTGGTCCTCGGTGGGCCGCTTCTCGGCGCCGCGCATGACCACTGCCCCGCTGCGATGCGCCTGGTTGCGCTTTGTTGCCATGACCATCTCCTGCTCGACAGGTCCAAAGTCGGATGGTAGGGTGAGCCGTCGTTCCATGCGGGTCGCGACCGTGCCCATCGCGGCAAGTGCGACAGCCGTTCGGTGGCTTTCGCCTCGGCGGGACCCGAGATCCAACCCGCTAGCGCGAGGATTCTATTGCCGGACATCTTGGCCCGTGTCGCACTGCGAACCATCGTCTTTGCGGTGGTCATCGGCCTCATGGCTCCGTTGAGCGCCCGATCCGCGGCGCCTGCTACGGCGGATTCGTTGCGACTGCTCGCCGCCGCCGATCAGCCCTCCAGCCTGGCCGACCGCTCCACGCTCGGGACCCGCAACAGCTCCGCTTCGCTCTCACTCGCAACGGTGACGGAGCCGATCGGCACCGAGGATCTCGGCCTCAACGCAGCGCTGGCCACGCCGCCGAGCGCGCCGATGGAGGCGACCCTCTTCTCCCGCCCCGCCAAGAGCGTGGCGCCGAAGACCGTGGCGCCGAAGACCGTTGCGGCCCCAGCCAGCGGCGACACGATCTCCGGCACGGCGACCTGGTACTGCTGCTCCCTCGGCTGGCGCGGCCAGGCCGTGGTGGCCCTGCCCGGGGCCCTTGGCGGTCATTACGACGCCCCGCCTGCGGCCCGATTCGTGACCGTCTGCGCCGACCGCTGCGCGGTGCTTCCCGTGGCGGACTACTGCGGTTGCCTGTGGGGCACCGCCAGCCAGAAGGTCGCTGACCTCTCGCCGGAGGCGTGGGCCGCGATCAGCGACAGCAGCCTCTCGCTTGGAGTGATCACCGTCACGGTCCACCTCGGCGGCTGAGGTCCTTCTTCTCGCGGCCACGCGCCGCTGGTAGCATCCCGCGGTGCTGCGACCCCTTCGCATCGGGCACGTCGTACTCAAGGTGCGCGACCTGGACCGATCCCTGGCCTTCTACCGGGACCTGCTCGGCTTCAAGGTGGTCAGCGAGCTCAGCAACGTGATGATCTTCCTCGCGGCCGATGGGCAGAACCATCACGACCTCGCCCTGCTGCGCGTGGGCCAGCAGGCGGCCTCGCCGGTGCCCACTGCAGTCGGCCTCTATCACGTCGCGATCCAGCTCGCCGACTGGGAGGCAGTGCGCAGTGCCCATGCGGTGCTCACCGAACGCGGTCTGCTGCGAGGAGCCGTGGACCACGGGGTGAGCCGATCCCTGTACACGGCTGACCCGGACGGCAACGAGATCGAGCTGTACTGCGATGCCCCGCGGTCGGAGTGGGAGGGGCGCATCGACGAGGTGATGACGGTCAAGCCGCTCGTCATCGACTGACGGGTCGTTGGCCCAATACGCGGCTGTGTGCGCTGGGTGCACATGCAGACCGGTGGCGCCTCAGCGCGCGAAGCTGAGGATCGCGAAGCCGGCGACCAGGACGAAGGCAACGAAGATGATCACCAGGCGCGCGGCCCAGTTGACGCGACGGGTCGGCAGGGGCTGGTAGGGCCGGCCTCTGCGCTGTGAACGGCGGCTCATCGGCTCACCGACCCCACTCGCGGCGGAGGAGGAACGGGGTGGTGAGGGCCTCGCGCGTCCCGACGCTGCGCAGTTGCTTGCGCACCCGCTTGAGCAGCTTGCCGTGGTAGGTGCCGTCGCCGTACGGCTCGTGCAGCCGGGCCACGTCCCAGTCGTGGGTGCCGGCAATGGCGGCGGGCGGGAGGTATCGGTCCAGGACGGCCTTCGCCTCGTCGATCGCGACGAAGCGCCGTGCGCGCGTCGTATTGTCGAGGAGGGTCAGCAGGTCGGCAAAGCTGGCATCGAGGTCGGTGACGAGGGTGGAGAGCCGCTCCATTGTCCCGGGCATGCGCTCCTGCTTGAAGAGGCCGCCAAGGAGCGCCTTGCGGTCCTCGTCGCCCAGGGCGGAGAGCGCGTCACGCAGGGCCGGGACAGCCGCGGCTGGATCCGCCATCGGGACCTCGTACTCGTAGAGATGGACCATCACTGCCGCTGGTCCCCGAATTCGCCGAAGGTCCAGCCATCCATCGGCGGCGGCTCGATCCCGAGCTGGGTAAGAATGGTGGCCGCCTGGGACCGATGCTCGGTGGCGTGGTTGATGGCCTGCACCAGGACGACCAAGGTGGGGACCTTGTCGTCGTCGATCTCGATGATGGCCTGAGGGTCGAGCCGTTCGGCGACCTCAGCCAGCTGATGCCCCGTGAAGCGCGTCCGCTCCAGGAGGAGGTCGATGCCCGGCCATGGCCCGGGAATCTCCCAGCGGACCGGCGGCTCCCAGCCGGTGAGCAGCTGCAGGTACCAACTCTCGGCGCGGACGATGTGAATGAGCGTGTGGGCGAGCTCGCCGTAGGTGCCCTCGACCGACGTGGAGCGCTGCTCGTCCGTCAGGTCGCGGCACGCCTCGAGGAGACGCTCGTTCGCCCATCGGTTCTGCCGGAAGATCTCGGTGAGAGTGGTGGTCATCGCCTGCGAGTATCGCCGCAAGGACCGACCGGTACAATCGGCCGCATGTTGCTCGACGGCAAGAAGCTGCTCATCACCGGCGTTCTCACCGACGACAGCATCGCGTTCAGCATCGCGAAGGTCGCGCAGGAGGCCGGTGCCGAGGTGCTCCTCACCGGGGTTGGGCGGGGGATGAGCCTGACCCAGCGCGTGGCAAGGAAGCTGCCGACCACACCCGACGTGCTCGAGTTGGACGTCAACAATCCCGAGCACATCGAGGCGGTGAGCGACGAGCTCATGAAGCGCTGGGGCAAGGTCGACGGGGTGGTCCACGCCATCGGCTTCATGCCGAGCGACGGACTGGGCGGCAACTTCCTGAACACCCCCTGGGAGAGCGTGGCGTTCGGCTTTCAGACATCGGCCTATTCGCTGAAAGCGCTCAGCGTCGGCCTGCTTGAGCCGATGAAGGCGGCGGACGGCGCATCGGTCGTCAGCCTCACCTTCGACGGTCGCTTCGCCTGGCCGATCTACGACTGGATGGGGGTCGCCAAGGCGGGCCTCGAGGCCGTGACGCGCTACCTGGCGCGTGACCTGGGCGAGTTCGGCATCCGGGTCAACACCGTCTCGGCCGGACCGATTCGCACCATTGCCGGCAAGAGCATCCCCGGCTTCGACCAGATCGCGGACACCTGGCTCAAGCGCGCCCCGCTGGGCTGGGACATGAACGATGCGACCGCGGTCGGCCAGATGGTCTGCTTCCTGCTCAGCGACTGGGCGGCGAAGACCTCAGGCGAGCTGATCCACGTGGACGGTGGCTACCACGCCATGGGGACCGATATCCGCCGCTAGCTCTCATAGAGGTCGGGATCCAGGAGCCAGGCCAGCTCACCGCCTCCAGGCTCGGGGACGCCGGGGAACTCGACGCAGGCGATGCCGCCCTTGCGCATCCGAACGGACGAGGCGCCGGTGAGCAGGTCGACGGCACCCGAGAGGTCCGGTTCGTGGCCGACGAACATGACGCGGCGACCATCCGGGTGGGCTGCCATGGCCCGCGCGAAGTCGGGCCAGTCAGCTCCGGGGCGGAGCCGGTCGTCGACGACCGGGGCGCCTGACATCTCGAGCCCGGCCATCACCAGCTCGGCGGTCTGCAGCGCACGTGACAGCGGTGAGGAGAGGACGACGTCCGGCCGGAGGTTCAGCCCGCGCCAGATGGGGGCAGCCGCCTTGAGTGCATCGACGCCTGCCTTGGTGAGCTGACGCTCGTCGTCGTCCGCAGCCGCCGAGTAGTGCCCGGCCTTGCCGTGGCGGACGAAATAGAGGATCACTGGCCCGGCGCGTTCAGTCCGGGAAGGCTTCCGGGCCCCGATCGGCCAGCTCGGCGGCGTGAGCCTCGGCGTCGGCGGCGCTCGGGGGAAGCCACGAGAACGGGTAGCGCGGGTCGTCC of Chloroflexota bacterium contains these proteins:
- a CDS encoding YtxH domain-containing protein is translated as MADQVTTNARSMVERLFDPKIQDNVTKRGRALVAAIGEAAELASERAATSWRDAEPIRRDAARAGRDALRWGSRAWRQEMLPGLNQLWNKRTVALGAAGAAVPVARELIDDAAVRMGLRARRERRHWGSFFGGLLLGAAAGLIAAILTAPKAGRQMRDELAVTAKDAATRAREVASTGAREVATRARDAAASAGEWVPIFQRPEGIGETNGEPIDEPLIEAVEPPKVTPPTAARKRTPRPTTIDEVE
- a CDS encoding AAA family ATPase → MTEMASAAGFRSLGQATSRTIVQRSAARGRLQRTLLVHGPAGSGKGAFVDDLLALLLCQSVDGERPCNACPGCRQARARTHPDLVIGSPERWRDDRSTGESIVAAARSWLADSAGAPIVGERRVILVEGVDRANEQTQNALLKALEEPTSRHMFVLVADEPARVLPTIRSRSQALRVGAVPRAELVAWLVDRERLPADQADALARIADGMPGTAIGFARAPRLVDWRNRTQRELLDLLRRGRADRFGSVRDLLEDAARIGIEQPTENDVQVVEEGARPTGGAQREAALLVVEAWLGLTRDLAVAAAGRPQMAAAIALDRDQPGLAEQIGQTAIHDFIELLQRIRDGLRQNAAPRLALEVAMLAWPTLAPR
- a CDS encoding acylphosphatase; the encoded protein is MSGASAGDLERLSATIVGRVQGVGFRWWVRSAADRMGLTGWVMNGADERSVELVAEGPAASLDQFERLLREGPPGAAVDRVEAIRSPASGSYGRFQITRP
- a CDS encoding HD domain-containing protein is translated as MPGLIRRDRHAREEEEEERLSAPASRSTRSRGRVRPEEPDRFRTAYERDRDRIIYSKAFRRLKHKTQVYLNPEGDHFVTRLTHTLQVAQIARALAAGLSLNEPLAEAIALGHDVGHTPFGHTGEEALSQYFPPDGWHHAAQSVRVYEVLEDLNLTWEVRDGIRAHSWKIDPPPSTQEALCVRYADRIAYLTHDALDAIRAGVLAANSFPPAVMARFGEPGRVWVGEMIDAVFEHSLRVGEVRMDDETLTVMHDLRAFMFEQVYLAPSLLREQRVAIDTLRALVDHHLAHPDQIPATYREADAPLITQVADYVAGMTDRYALAAHQQMGQSD
- a CDS encoding peptidylprolyl isomerase, with amino-acid sequence MHLWPGAILALAVVACSSPLASPTPCPTSAPTAAEAATTLANARRAVVETNLGSFTIELDASSAPIATANFVGLARCGFYADITFHRVIAGFVAQAGDPQTRTDRGPFQGLGSGGPGYQFEVELPDPNQPYDRYTVAMANAMQYDPVTGEITGGTDTNGSQFFIDLASLVAQLRPYYSVIGKVTDGIDVIDAIGVVSVNSPNEGVPLEPVIIESVTVDAGP
- a CDS encoding alpha/beta hydrolase — its product is MPYEPPQDPRLARRTTIWRWVSFVMAISLVVLVGYLAYIGYDGSQAFAAHARAGDCRTPASAFGWAYEAINYDLASDQELDAFADRTDCPQPGEGAGADLTASDGTRLAGWYIPAGNQGAAAATVVLAHANGKSKNEMLSWAEPLHADYNLVMFDFRNHGQSAGDLTTMGVYEVLDLRAIVDWLERAKSPQSIAVLGVSMGGAAAIDEAAIDERVAAVILDSTHATLVDALQARLESRGLPLALPGAWSILLGGLLRTGQDLSVADPIQAIEQIGDRPVLIVAAGDDGAASPADAADLKRAAPGEGARVELKTCPKAEHGGSIDTCSSEYAGWVLGFLDRSLHAK
- a CDS encoding transcriptional regulator; translation: MPNARADVEAVSLLAEPVRGALYEWVVSAGRAVSRHEAAAALGLTRALAAFHLDRLAAADLLAVEYRRVSGRTGPGAGRTSKLYRPAGRRVSVSLPGRRYDVAAELFARAIEQTETQLPPVALNDAAHEMGEAIGSAARQAGKPKKRLRDLLLATLAERDYQPHVRSGEIRLENCPFQTLVDKHRPLVCGMNLALIEGLISGLGARWTAARTDPLPEQCCVAIASPGPA
- a CDS encoding group 1 truncated hemoglobin, encoding MRYGMMAEESLYERLGGVFAIAAVVDHFSDAVVQNPIVGQQSENPELREWHTNNLGRLPGLKFMRTLWVCDVAGGPQKFDATRPGSTQLGLEEAHRNLRISPDEFDEVAAELGRTLDFVGVPEQEKGEVLAAFAAHKAEVTEGYLAAAGA
- a CDS encoding TIGR00730 family Rossman fold protein, producing the protein MRGAEKRPTEDQQLLQQEGADASFLKTDTWRALRIMGEFVEGFDALAGVGRAVSVFGSARIGRGDPSYRTARSLARKLAKHGYAIITGGGPGIMEAANRGARDTGGVSVGCNIELPFEQGLNEFVTLGMEFRYFFVRKTMFVKYAEAFCIFPGGFGTLDELFEALTLIQTGKVKHFPVVLFGTTYWSGLFDWLKATPLDQGKISPEDLTLFTITDDVDEAVQVILAHHEMHLADLGEEMAGSGRGNP